From Glycine max cultivar Williams 82 chromosome 11, Glycine_max_v4.0, whole genome shotgun sequence, the proteins below share one genomic window:
- the LOC100814660 gene encoding polyprenol reductase 2 → MVFLFHNQPMEVVLVQMLRLAWVAATLPIIVASIPTPKLNCLRGTLLGFARRGKIMHSSSQKVTISQRFFLHFYVVAFIWTTLLLVGTWAYAYSMVPLVVEPFSYSTITSFLTGGSTIRTDTHKLRQGYVAWQAVFLLLMMEVHVLRRLYETIHVFNYSPSARMHAVGYLTGLFFYVGAPLSLCGGCAVEVFNFLANLVTEFIVKGKNQMQVTELEFWQVVNPLFKLGWKHWIGAAVFLWGWIHQHQCHKILGSLRHSRQADEYVIPHGDWFEIVSSPHYLSEIVIYASFVVATGGSNLTIWLLFVFVVANLSFAAVETHGWYRQKFEDYPSSRFAIIPFIL, encoded by the exons atggtttttctttttcataatcAACCGATGGAGGTGGTTCTCGTTCAAATGCTGAGGCTGGCATGGGTCGCTGCCACGTTACCCATCATCGTCGCTTCTATTCCCACTCCCAAGCTCAACTGCCTCCGTGGCACCTTGCTGGGTTTTGCTCGTAGAGGCAAAATCATGCACTCTTCCTCCCAA AAAGTAACTATTTCTCAGAGGTTCTTCTTGCACTTCTACGTTGTGGCTTTTATATGGACAACGTTGCTACTTGTTGGGACTTGGGCATATGCGTACAGCATGGTGCCACTTGTTGTGGAGCCGTTTTCTTACTCTACTATCACTAGCTTCTTGACTGGTGGTTCTACTATTAGAACTGATACGCATAAATTGAGGCAGGGATATGTGGCCTGGCAAGCGGTTTTTCTGCTTTTGATGATGGAAGTTCATGTCCTCAGACGCCTTTATGAGACGATACATGTTTTTAACTATAGCCCTTCTGCTCGCATGCATGCCGTTGGTTATCTCACTGGATTGTT TTTCTACGTAGGAGCACCACTATCGCTGTGTGGTGGTTGTGCAGTAGAGGTGTTTAACTTCCTAGCAAATCTAGTGACTGAGTTCATTGTCAAGGGCAAGAATCAGATGCAAGTAACAGAGTTAGAATTCTGGCAAGTTGTGAATCCTCTCTTCAAGCTTGGGTGGAAGCATTGGATTGGTGCTGCTGTTTTCTTATGGGGTTGGATTCATCAACACCAGTGCCATAAGATTCTT GGTTCTCTACGACATTCAAGACAAGCAGATGAATATGTAATTCCTCATGGTGATTGGTTTGAAATTGTCTCCTCTCCACATTATCTGTCTGAAATC GTTATATACGCTAGTTTTGTGGTCGCTACTGGAGGATCCAACCTAACAATCTGGctgctttttgtttttgtg GTGGCAAATCTGTCATTTGCAGCTGTGGAAACACATGGCTGGTATCGTCAGAAATTTGAAGATTATCCAAGTAGTCGCTTTGCTATAATTCCATTTATTCTGTGA